A genomic segment from Bacteroidota bacterium encodes:
- a CDS encoding imelysin family protein has translation MNYKRIALRMLLPVIALPMLFTMGCKEDNNDGNTAGNFDRKLLLENFADNIIIPYWGKMKTATDALSTAADALIATPNTSTLQATQTAWTNAYTAWLYCNSFNYGPGEKPIFGMVNENIGTWPVSAGVVENRIAAADFKFDDFRRDSRGLLTVEYLLFTPTALDSLTASSNRRQYLQKVIADIKTWVDENNTGWTTYRNAFVSNTDKSAGSPTSMLYNEFVKSFEAIKNFKIAVPGGKRAGQAQPEPHLCEAYYSGQSIKFIKEHFKAVEQMWRGIGANGTDGIGFDDYLDKVTGGAALKTETLKQLTAVNNVNKGFADSELLAHLVLTETGRIDTLHTEYQKMTRFFKSDLSSLLGIAITYSSGDGD, from the coding sequence ATGAATTACAAAAGAATTGCGCTAAGGATGTTGTTGCCTGTAATAGCACTGCCAATGCTGTTTACAATGGGCTGTAAGGAGGATAATAACGATGGCAATACTGCCGGCAACTTTGACAGGAAGTTATTGCTTGAAAACTTTGCCGACAATATTATCATCCCATATTGGGGAAAGATGAAAACGGCTACAGATGCACTTAGCACCGCAGCCGATGCACTAATTGCAACCCCAAACACAAGCACCTTGCAAGCTACCCAAACAGCTTGGACAAATGCTTACACTGCTTGGTTGTACTGTAATTCATTTAACTACGGCCCGGGTGAAAAACCGATTTTCGGGATGGTAAACGAAAATATTGGCACATGGCCTGTGAGTGCAGGGGTTGTAGAAAACCGCATTGCTGCTGCCGATTTTAAATTTGACGATTTTAGGCGTGACAGCAGGGGGTTGCTCACCGTTGAGTATTTGTTGTTTACCCCAACCGCCTTAGACTCGCTTACAGCCTCATCAAACCGCAGACAATACCTACAAAAAGTAATCGCGGATATTAAAACATGGGTAGATGAAAACAACACCGGTTGGACTACCTACCGCAATGCTTTTGTTTCAAACACTGATAAATCAGCAGGAAGCCCTACATCAATGCTTTACAATGAGTTTGTAAAAAGCTTTGAGGCAATAAAGAACTTTAAGATTGCTGTACCGGGCGGCAAACGTGCCGGCCAAGCACAACCTGAACCCCACCTTTGCGAAGCCTATTACAGCGGCCAATCAATTAAATTTATCAAAGAACATTTTAAGGCCGTGGAGCAGATGTGGCGAGGTATTGGTGCCAACGGTACCGATGGAATAGGTTTTGATGATTACCTTGATAAAGTAACAGGGGGTGCTGCGCTAAAAACAGAAACACTTAAGCAGCTTACCGCAGTTAACAATGTAAACAAAGGATTTGCGGATAGTGAACTTCTTGCCCATTTAGTATTAACTGAGACCGGACGAATTGATACCCTGCATACTGAATACCAAAAGATGACCCGCTTTTTTAAGAGCGACCTTTCATCATTGTTGGGCATAGCCATTACATACAGCAGCGGAGATGGCGATTAG
- a CDS encoding HTTM domain-containing protein codes for MAISIARYIKNSVTAWQATTHIAPLAAFRVIFGLCMVFSTTRFMVLGWIEDHYITPKLHFKYFGFEFIEVASPAALYAIHIALLLASILVTLGLFYRVAAWVQFLLFTYTELIDLTYYLNHYYYVSLACLLLAVLPAHRYFSLDILRKPSLKTTYVPAWCIYVIMLQTAIVYTYAGLAKINSDWLLHALPLKIWLPASYDIPVLGPLFAWKYTPYIFSWVGMLYDCTIVIFLLYKPTRVWAYAAVVFFHAVTGILFQIGVFPLVMIGGTLIFFSAQWHLRWMGAITRLFKTPEKTERNVTFAPSFLHKKLLLPALCVYFAFQLLFPWRYVLYPGNMFWTEEGYRFGWRVMLMEKAGTATFFVKDTKTGKEGEVFNSFFLCDHQEKQMAMQPDMILQYAKFLAGYYEKEGVYQPQVRAEVYVTLNSRKSQLLIDPTVDLSKVKDSWGHKEWILPFDERLAETK; via the coding sequence ATGGCGATTAGTATCGCCCGATACATAAAAAACAGTGTTACTGCGTGGCAAGCAACTACGCATATTGCTCCATTGGCTGCTTTCAGAGTTATTTTCGGGCTGTGTATGGTATTTAGCACCACACGCTTCATGGTGCTGGGATGGATTGAAGACCACTACATCACCCCTAAACTACATTTCAAATACTTTGGCTTTGAGTTTATAGAGGTTGCCTCTCCCGCAGCATTGTATGCAATCCACATAGCATTGCTTCTTGCATCAATATTAGTAACGCTCGGGTTGTTCTACAGAGTTGCGGCATGGGTACAATTTCTGTTGTTCACCTATACAGAACTTATTGACCTCACCTACTACCTCAACCACTATTACTACGTCAGCCTTGCGTGCCTGCTACTGGCAGTACTGCCCGCCCACCGTTATTTTTCGCTGGATATACTTCGCAAACCCTCACTAAAAACCACCTATGTTCCAGCATGGTGTATTTATGTGATAATGCTGCAAACAGCTATTGTTTACACCTATGCCGGATTAGCCAAAATAAATAGCGATTGGTTATTGCATGCTTTGCCACTGAAAATATGGCTACCCGCATCGTATGACATACCCGTATTAGGCCCTTTGTTCGCTTGGAAATACACCCCCTACATTTTTAGTTGGGTAGGGATGCTGTACGATTGCACCATCGTTATTTTTCTGCTGTATAAACCTACCCGCGTTTGGGCATATGCTGCGGTGGTATTCTTCCATGCTGTAACGGGTATTTTATTCCAAATCGGTGTGTTCCCATTGGTAATGATTGGCGGCACCTTAATCTTCTTTAGTGCTCAATGGCATTTGCGTTGGATGGGAGCAATAACACGTCTTTTCAAAACACCTGAAAAAACAGAACGTAACGTTACCTTTGCCCCTTCGTTCCTGCACAAAAAACTACTATTGCCGGCACTGTGCGTGTACTTTGCCTTTCAGCTATTGTTTCCGTGGCGGTATGTATTGTACCCCGGCAATATGTTTTGGACGGAAGAAGGTTACCGCTTTGGCTGGCGGGTGATGCTGATGGAAAAAGCAGGCACGGCTACCTTTTTTGTAAAAGACACAAAAACAGGCAAAGAAGGCGAAGTGTTTAACAGCTTTTTTTTATGCGACCACCAAGAAAAACAAATGGCTATGCAGCCCGACATGATACTGCAATACGCCAAGTTTTTAGCTGGGTATTACGAAAAAGAAGGTGTTTACCAACCCCAAGTACGGGCAGAAGTTTACGTAACCCTTAATAGCAGAAAAAGCCAACTGTTGATAGACCCAACCGTTGATTTGAGCAAAGTGAAAGACAGTTGGGGACATAAAGAATGGATTTTACCTTTTGATGAAAGGCTTGCCGAGACAAAGTGA